In Parabacteroides sp. FAFU027, the genomic window TATTTCCAAAAGTCTCAAGCAATCTTCGTTGGGCCGCTGCCCTTCCTGTTTAGCGAGTGCAAAAGTAGTCGGTTTATCTATTCGCTCCAAATTATACGACGCCTTTTTTCTGTTAAAGAACATAACCCACTGAGGGTAAGTATAGGGATTGAGGGAATGAAGGATTGAGGGAATGGCAGAAAATGAAAATCATGCTGAAACCGGGATGAATTTCTATTTTTCAGAGGGGGTGTTTTGTTGACTGATGGAGGTGTTTCAGAGGCTTGATTGCTGATTGGGGGATATTTTGTGGAGAGAAACTTATCTAAAGTTTCGGACTTTGGATAAGTTGGAGGTTTGGTGGGGTTTCGGAGATTCTGAAGGTAACTCCTGCGCGAGGGATAGCAGCGGAAAGCCCGCAGCGAGTGCGCGAGCGAGGACTTGAAGCGCATAGCCCGACCCGAGGATACGAGGGTCGTGCCCTAAAAATAAGCTTAAATCATTATATTTGTAAGCTCAAACAGGATTAAAATGAGAACCCGAGGAATTCTTTTCGTAGTTATTGGCTTTTTTGCAGTTTTGGTTTCATGTAAGAAGGAGGATATTGATTACGGATTGGGGGATTTTCGATTGGATCTGGCCACCATAGAAGATTCCAGCAATATTCGTTTTTTCAGACTTGACAATCTGGACAAGCTATTGCCTCAGACTTCGGTCGCGTCGAAATACACGACCGGCAGCAGGGTTTTACTTAATTATAATATCGAGGAGAAAATCGGAGCCAGTTCTTTTTCTATTAATACGAACTCGGTATCAAGCATAAATACAGCTACAATTAAACCGCTTACCTCTAATTTGAGCGATGACCCATTATATATAGAGAGTGTCTGGCAAAGTGGGGACTGGCTAAACTTCAGACTGGGGTTTGAATACAACAACAAACAACACGGTATTTCTCTTTTCTATTACACAAAAGCGGCCAATGACACACTTTATCTGGAACTCCGGCACTCAAAGAACGGAGATGCAGACGGCTATATGGTTAATACTTTCGCCTCTTACAACCTTACCTCATTTAGCAAAATCGGCAAAAGTACACCGCTGAAAGTAAAGGTAAATACATCTGACAAAGGAGTAAAATATTATAGATTCGAATACCTTAGTCCAACGCAAGATTAAAATAAGGTAAATGGCCAAGCTTACTTAAATCATAGGATTCGCAAAACCGGATCATAGCATAATCTTCATCACTTATTGCTTCAAGCATTTCGGGGAGTTGCTCTATAATTCGCCTTTCATTATTATATACCTCTTCAATCAGATAACCGTCTTTAGTCAAATACGAACTTACGGCCCCTCCTGTAGCAAAGATCAGATGCTCTAAGTCCCAACACACATCCAGTTCGCGGTTAAGAATTGTATCGCGTCGCACCAGAATTCGGTCTATTTGAGGCCCTGATATCTGGGTATAGTTGTTATAATTCAAATTTTCGTTGGTTGAAAGCGGCTTTTTATACAATCGGTGAAAACTGGCTTTCTCATAATATCGGAATAAATCATCCGATGCCGGAACTAACAACAATGCAAATACGGATTGCGAAACGGCTTCCCGATAAGCTTCGTCTAGCAACATTTTCATAAAACCCATTCCCCGAAAATCTGTAGCCGTAGCACATGCATAAATATACCATGCGGGAGAATGCTTTCCATCGGTGATGATCTCGGCATGCAAAAGGAAAAGCATAGAAACTAATCGCCCCTCTTCTTCAACAACCAGACAGTTGTCTCCCATCCATTTGTTACGAAGAAAACTTTCAATATAGGATTCTTCATCACTGAAAGCAACCAGCCAAAGCGCTTTCAGACTCTCATAATCGTTGGGAATAGCATTTCGAATCACCATAAAACGCAGCGTAAATCAGTTGCTTTTATTAATTAAAGTCATACGGAAAACCTCCTGCAAAACGTCAGGATGGTAGGAAAGTTTGGCTTTGCGCAAACCTTCATCACCATTATCCTCAGCTCTGTTTATATAACGGAATTCTGAGCAAAAACGACGGGCAAACTCACGGTTAATCATCGGATAAGCGCCCCGAACTTTATTATCTGCCTTTTCAAAGAGAACCAAATAAGTATCTTCAGCAATCGGACATCCCAGAGACATTGCAACCACTTCTCCGTTTGCACGAAGGATTCCGCCATCCAAGCCAAGGCAAAAATAAGCTTCGAATGCAATCATTGAAGCCTGTATCTCCATATTCAACGGACTATCCAGAGGAACATCCATTTCCATATCCCATTGGTGACTAAACATCAATGCATCGACCATATTGGAAAGCGTTATCTCTTCAAATGACCAGTCATATTGTTTTTCGAATGCATTGATATGATTTCGCTTCGGCTGCAAAGCTTTTCCCTGTAAAGTAATCAGCTTTTCACTTTCGAATAAGTACTCAAATTCATCTCGGGTAGGTTCAAAAGAAAAACTGCCGGGGAAAAGTCTCTCAATTCGCTCCTTTTGCTCCGGTAGAATCTGAAACATCTGAAAAGAGGCACAACGTGAACGGGCATAATCAACCAGATCGAGAATGATTTGCTTCAAATTCCCCTCACCTAAAGGAAATAAAAAGTAGTGCCGGTTATGGTGAAAAGTCTTTATCAATAGAAATCCATCCTTCTCGGCAATTTCAAAATCACATACATCTCTCCATAAAAAAAGCACTTCAAAACTATAGTTCAGGAGGCGGCTTCCCTTTCCTTTTGTATAGCGCTGGATCTTATCTCTATCGTCTATGGTGACCGGACGAAATATTACCATAATAGACTTATTCTAAATAACACAACAAACTTAGCCATTAATATTTAATTCTGAGCCATTCGATCTCCTTTATTCACGTGAATTAACGGAGCCTCACTCCTATTTATATTTGGGCAAATAAAAAGCCTTCGGGAAATTCCCCGAAGGCCTTGCTATTAGTTTGTCTTGAATTTGTAGTGCACCTGTTTGAGCTCTTCGTTTGCTTTAACAATTTTCTTTTTCAAGCCCTCTTTGTACAATGCCAGTTTTTCCTGAAGCACTTCGTCACCAGTTGAAATCATCTGAACCGCCAGGATAGCCGCGTTTAATGAACCGTCGATTCCAACAGTAGCTACTGGAATTCCCGGAGGCATTTGCACGATGGCGAGCAATGCATCCATACCGTCTAAAGTTGCCTTGATAGGCACTCCAATAACAGGAAGTGTTGTCATTGACGCGATTACACCCGGAAGGTGAGCTGCCATACCGGCTGCCGCAATAATTACCTTAATACCTCTCTCTTGTGCACCTTTTGCAAAAACTTCAACCTCTGCCGGAGTACGGTGAGCTGAAAGTGCATTTATTTCAAATGGAATCTCAAAATCATTCAGAAGCTCCGCTGCCTTTGACATTACCGACAGATCAGAAGTACTTCCCATAATAATACTGATAACGGGTTTCATTTTTTTGTTTCTGGTTTTGGGTTACGAATTATAGAAAAATCTTCATCCGATACTCACCTCCGGAGTATCCACATATTATTTAGCAATAAGCTGCTTATATTCTTCAGCTGTAAGCAGATTATCCAGTTCGTCAATATCCTTTACCGTAATCTTCACAATCCATCCTTCGCCATACGGGTCACTGTTAACCAATTCTGGCTGGTCTTCCAGGGCCGGATTCAGCTCTAGCACCTCTCCCGATACAGGAAGGAACATATCCGAAACGGTTTTCACAGCCTCAATAGTTCCAAATACTTCGTTTGCTGTCAGCGATTCACCTACCGTCTGAACATCGACATAGACAATCTCGCCCAATTCATGTTGCGCATAATCGGAGATACCGACCCATGCCTGATCCCCTTCCACACGAATCCATTCGTGATCATTGGAGTACTTTAATTCTAACGGAAAATTCATTGTATGTTGATTTAAGAGTTAAGGCAAATGGAGAATTTGAGGATTAGCAAATCTGAAAATTAAGACATATGATGACGAATGAATTTGACAAATACCTGATCTCTCATTTTCAAATTCTCAAATCATCTAATCTTCAAATCAAAGAATCACGCTTTCTTGTAAATCAACGTAATTCCGTCTCTCAAAGGTAAAATAATTTTTTCAACTCTGGGATCAGATGCTATTTTTTCATTGAAATTTAGAATGCCGATGGTCTGCGCATCATTAGCCGCCGGGACATCCAGCACTTTGCCATCCCAAAGCGTATTGTCAGCAATAATAAAACCGCCAGGACATACTTTATCAAAAACCAAATCAAAATATTCGCAGTAACTGCGTTTATCGGCATCAATGAAAACCAGATCAAAAGTCCGGTCAATTTGGGGAACGATATCAAATGTATCGCCAATGTGAAGATGTATTTTGGAACCGAATTCGGAGGCGTCGATGTGCTTGCGAATAAAATCTTCAAGCTCATCATCGATTTCTATGGTGTGAAGTTCTCCGTTTTCGGGAAGGGACTCTGCCAGGCAGAGCGCAGAGTAACCGGCATAAGTGCCGAGTTCGAGAATGTAAGTAGGGTTAATCATCCGGCAAAGCATTTTCAGAAATCGCCCCTGCAAATGGCCGGAAAGCATACGCGGTCGAAGCAGATTGACATGTGCATCACGATTTAATCGTTGCAAATGTGCTCCTTCGGGATCAATATGATCCAGAATATACTGCTCGACCGCGTCTGTCATTGATGTTATCTCAGTTTATTATTTTTGCTCTTCTACGAAGTTTGGCAAAACATAATCTGCTGCGTTAGGCATGATTTTACCTACTTCGTTGATTTCAAGGTAAGAAGTACCGCTACCCTGACCGAAACTTCCGCCTAAGAATGCAACTGTATCAGAAGTTTTGATTTTACCATCTTTCAACAGAATTTTCATTCCTTCGAAGAAGTAGTCACGAGCATTGGTGTCAACATCCAGGTGGATAGGGAATACACCATAAGAAAGAGCCAGGTGACGGATAGTACCTTCTTTGTAGCAGAATGCGTAAACAG contains:
- a CDS encoding GNAT family N-acetyltransferase, whose protein sequence is MVIRNAIPNDYESLKALWLVAFSDEESYIESFLRNKWMGDNCLVVEEEGRLVSMLFLLHAEIITDGKHSPAWYIYACATATDFRGMGFMKMLLDEAYREAVSQSVFALLLVPASDDLFRYYEKASFHRLYKKPLSTNENLNYNNYTQISGPQIDRILVRRDTILNRELDVCWDLEHLIFATGGAVSSYLTKDGYLIEEVYNNERRIIEQLPEMLEAISDEDYAMIRFCESYDLSKLGHLPYFNLALD
- a CDS encoding DUF2156 domain-containing protein, which produces MVIFRPVTIDDRDKIQRYTKGKGSRLLNYSFEVLFLWRDVCDFEIAEKDGFLLIKTFHHNRHYFLFPLGEGNLKQIILDLVDYARSRCASFQMFQILPEQKERIERLFPGSFSFEPTRDEFEYLFESEKLITLQGKALQPKRNHINAFEKQYDWSFEEITLSNMVDALMFSHQWDMEMDVPLDSPLNMEIQASMIAFEAYFCLGLDGGILRANGEVVAMSLGCPIAEDTYLVLFEKADNKVRGAYPMINREFARRFCSEFRYINRAEDNGDEGLRKAKLSYHPDVLQEVFRMTLINKSN
- the purE gene encoding 5-(carboxyamino)imidazole ribonucleotide mutase, whose translation is MKPVISIIMGSTSDLSVMSKAAELLNDFEIPFEINALSAHRTPAEVEVFAKGAQERGIKVIIAAAGMAAHLPGVIASMTTLPVIGVPIKATLDGMDALLAIVQMPPGIPVATVGIDGSLNAAILAVQMISTGDEVLQEKLALYKEGLKKKIVKANEELKQVHYKFKTN
- the gcvH gene encoding glycine cleavage system protein GcvH gives rise to the protein MNFPLELKYSNDHEWIRVEGDQAWVGISDYAQHELGEIVYVDVQTVGESLTANEVFGTIEAVKTVSDMFLPVSGEVLELNPALEDQPELVNSDPYGEGWIVKITVKDIDELDNLLTAEEYKQLIAK
- a CDS encoding O-methyltransferase, with the protein product MTDAVEQYILDHIDPEGAHLQRLNRDAHVNLLRPRMLSGHLQGRFLKMLCRMINPTYILELGTYAGYSALCLAESLPENGELHTIEIDDELEDFIRKHIDASEFGSKIHLHIGDTFDIVPQIDRTFDLVFIDADKRSYCEYFDLVFDKVCPGGFIIADNTLWDGKVLDVPAANDAQTIGILNFNEKIASDPRVEKIILPLRDGITLIYKKA